Proteins encoded by one window of Massilia sp. NR 4-1:
- a CDS encoding TetR/AcrR family transcriptional regulator, translated as MSRPRGRPAQGAGLSRGDILTAALALLDESGGQGLSMRALATRLGVTPMSLYHHVQDRTGLLRALSDRVYAEVLEDPVKHADRREEIRAILIRYHGAVCRHPQLTLAIFATPEAFAGVTRQITDRLTALLAEVTTEPHLWRDILIDHAHGSGLPLVAAKAQTMQEQYRQALNRLLERLEA; from the coding sequence ATGAGCCGCCCGCGCGGCCGCCCGGCGCAGGGAGCGGGATTGAGCCGCGGCGACATCCTGACGGCTGCGCTCGCGCTGCTGGATGAAAGCGGGGGCCAAGGCTTGTCCATGCGCGCCCTTGCCACCCGGCTCGGCGTTACGCCTATGAGCCTTTACCATCACGTGCAAGACCGTACAGGGCTGTTGCGGGCGCTATCGGATCGGGTCTACGCCGAGGTGCTCGAAGACCCGGTCAAGCATGCGGACCGCCGGGAGGAAATTCGCGCCATCCTGATCCGCTATCACGGCGCCGTATGCCGCCACCCGCAACTGACGCTGGCCATCTTTGCCACGCCTGAAGCCTTTGCCGGCGTGACGCGCCAGATCACCGACCGCCTGACCGCCCTGCTGGCGGAGGTCACAACCGAACCCCACTTGTGGCGCGACATTCTGATCGACCATGCGCATGGCAGCGGTTTGCCGCTGGTCGCGGCCAAAGCCCAGACCATGCAAGAGCAATACCGGCAGGCCCTCAATCGCCTGCTGGAACGCCTGGAAGCCTGA